TTGATGCAGCGGATCATCGTCGACTTGCCCGAACCGGACGGGCCGCAGATGACGATGCGCTCGCCGCGCCGGACCGTCAGGTTGATGTCCTTCAGCACGTGGAACTCGCCGTACCACTTGTGGACACCCGAGAGGTCGACCGCCACCTCGCTGCTCGTTGCGGGCATTTTCGCGGCTGCGGAACTGGCCATGCGGAACTCCTAGCACCCTTGTTTTGCGATGACCGGTCCCGCCTAGCGGCGACGGCCCTTGTTGAGGCGGTTCTCGACGAAGATCGAGTAGCGCGACATGAAATAGCAGAAAGCGAAGTAGATGATCCCGGCAAAAGCGAAGCCGGTATAGAGCGTCACCGGGCTCGCCCATTGCGGATCGGTGAAGCCGGCGCGCAAGGTGCCCAGGAGGTCGAAGATCGCCACGATCGAGACGAGCGTGGTGTCCTTGAACAGGCCGATGAAGGTGTTGACGATGCCGGGAATGACCAGCTTCAGCGCCTGCGGCAGGATGATCAGCCCCATCATGCGGGGATAGTTGAGGCCGAGCGCCTGGGCGCCCTCGAACTGGCCCTTGGGAATGGCCTGCAGGCCGCCGCGAATGACCTCCGCCATATAGGCGCCCGAGAAGATCGAGACGCCGACCAGCACGCGCATCAGCGGATCGGGCGCCCGCTCGAGGAACAGCGGCAGCATGTAGGAGGCGAAGAACAGGACGGTGATCAGCGGCACGCCGCGCACGATCTCGATCAGCGCCACCGACATGAAGCGGATGATCGGCAGCTTCGAGCGCCGTCCGAGCGCCAGGGCGACGCCGATCGGCAGCGCCGCGACGATGCCGGTGACGGCGACCACGAGGCTGACCAATAGACCGCCCCATTGCCGGGTCTCGACGACTGGCAGGGCCGGCAGGTCGAAGGTGCCGGCCCGGACCAGACCGTAGCACAGGATGCTGAGCGCGAGCGCCGCCGCGCTGACCAGCAGCAGGCGGACATTGGCGCGGCTTTCGGCGATGCTGAGCGCGCAGGCCATCACCACGCCGAGGCCGACCACCACATGCAGCTCGAACCAGGCCGGGCGCAGGAACCAGATGCCGGTAAGCACCGCCACCAGCACAAGGCCGCCGGCAAACAGCAGCCGCTCCTCCATGCCCGCCTCGCTGAGACTGAGCAGATAGGCGACCAGCAGCACCAGGGCGAGGATGATCGCCAGCCAGTCGACGACCACGAGCCAGGGATTGATGAGCGAGCCGCCATAGAGCAGCATGAAGGCGAAGACCGGGAAAACGCCGAAGAACAGGATGGCGTTCAGCACCTTGTAGCCGAGCGAGGGAATGAGCAGCGGCACCAGCAGGACCAGCGCCGCGATGCCGACGGTGTCGACCCGCCAGCGCTGGTCGATCGGATAGAAGCCGTACATGAACTGGCCGAACTTGGCCTGGACGAAAGGCCAGCAGGCGCCGACATGGCGGCCGGCCTTTTCGTCGAGGCAGACGTCGCGGTCGGCGCCGCTCCACACCGCCCGGACGAGCGTGAAGTCGATGAAGGTCCAGAGCAGATTGACGGCGACATAGGCGCCGATGAGGGTCAGGATCGTCTGCGGAATGGACGAGAACAGGTTGGCGCGCATCCAGCCGATCGGCCCGGCGAGCGACACCGGCGGCGGCAGGGCCTGGGCGATCTCGCCGCGGACGAAGGTGGCGGGGGACGCCGGAGGAGCGCTGGTCGAAGGCGCGTTCATGAGCTTGCCTCCCCCGTCTCAGCGTTCCACCAGCGCGATGCGCCGGTTGTACCAGTTCATGAACAGCGACGTGACGATCGAGATCGTCAGGTAGCAGGCCATCCACATGGCGATGATCTCGATCGCCTGGCCGGTCTGGTTGAGGATGGTGCCGCCGACCGAGACCACGTCGGGATAGCCGATCGCGACCGCCAGCGAGGAGTTCTTGGTCAGGTTCAGATACTGGCTGGTCATCGGCGGGATGATCACGCGCAGCGCCTGCGGAATCACGATGAGGTTGAGGATCCGTCCTTCGGCAAGGCCGAGCGAACGGCCGGCCTCGGTCTGGCCATGGCTGACCGCCTGGATGCCGGCGCGCACGATCTCCGCGATGAAGGCCGCGGTATAGGCGACGAGCGCGACGAGAAGCGCGACGAATTCGGGATTGACCGTCATGCCGCCCTGCAGGTTGAAGCGCCCCTGCACCGGATGGTCGAAGCTGATCGGCATGCCCGTGACGAGATAGGCAAGGAGCGGCAGCCCGAGGACCAGCCCCCACATGGCGGGCACGGTCGGGAACTGCTGGCCGGTCGCATCCTGGCGCTTGTGCGCCCAGGATCTCAGCACCAGGGCGGCGACGATGCCGACCACGAGCGCGATGCCGATGGCGCCCGCGCCATCGGCGAAGATGGGCTTGGGCAGCGTGACGCCGCGCCGGTTGATGAAGATCTCGCCGAAGACCGACAGCGAATTGCGCGGTTCCGGCATCACTGCCAGGACCGCCAGGTACCAGAACAGGATCTGGAACAGCAGCGGCAGGTTGCGGATGATCTCGACGTACCAGTAGGCGATCTTCGCCACCACCCAGTTGGGCGACAGGCGGGCAACGCCCACGACGAAGCCGAGCAGCGTCGCGAACACGATGCCGACCGCGGCGAGCAGCAGCGTATTGAGCAGGCCGACCACGAAGGCCCGGCCGTAACTCATCGCCTCGTTCCAGGGAATCAGCGCCTGCGAAATGCCGAAGCCGGCCGTATTCTCCAGGAAGCCGAAGCCGGAGGCGATCCGCTGGTTGGTCAGGTTGGTGACCGCGTTGGAAATGCCCTTGTAGGCGAGAAAGACCAGCAGCCCGAGCGCGATCGCCTGGAAGATGGTTCCTCTGATCTTGGGGTTGTTGAAAAACGCCGCTTTGGGCGCACTCACCCCGCGAGCCGGCAATGTGCCGTCCGTCATGTTCGCCGTCCCCTTCTGTCCTTCGGTGAGTGGCCCTTCCGGCGCCCGTCGGGCGGGCGCCGTGGACCGGTTGTCTTCACCGGTGACCGTCCCGGGATCGTGGACCCGGGACGTTTGTCATGTCCAGTCGTATTGTTCGGCAGCCGGCGACCGGATCATCGGCTCGGCCGCCGCCGGTGGGATCAGCGGATCGGCGGGGCGTATTGCAGGCCCCCCTTGTTCCACAGGGCGTTGAGGCCGCGGGCAATGCCGAGGCGCGTGTTCGGGCCGACATTGCGGTCGAACACCTCGCCGTAATTGCCGACATGCCGGACGATGCGCACCACCCAGTCCTTGGTCAGGCCCAGCGCCTCGCCGAAATTGCCCTCGGTGCCGACCAGACGCCGGATCTCGGGGTTGGCCGACTGCAGCATCTGCTCGATATTGGCCTTGCTGACCCCGAGCTCCTCGGCATTGACCTGGGCGAACAGCACCCATTTGACGATGTCGAACCACTGGTCGTCGCCGTGACGGACGACCGGCCCGAGCGGCTCCTTGGAGATGATCTCCGGCAGCACGATATGGTCGTCGGGCTTGGCGAGCTTCACACGCTCGGCATAGAGGCCCGAGGCGTCCGTCGTGAAGGCGTCGCAGCGGCCGGCGTCATAGGCCTTCACGGTTTCGTCGTTGGTGGCGAAGACCACCGGCTCGTATTTGAGGTTGTTGGCCCGGAAGAAGTCGGCAAGGTTCAGCTCGGTCGTCGTTCCGGCCTGCACGCAGACCGAGGCGCCGGACAGCTCGCGCGCGCTCTTCACGTTGAGCGACTTGCGCACCATGAAGCCCTGGCCGTCGTAATAGTTGACGCCGGTGAAGTTGAGGCCGAGCGCGGTGTCGCGCTGGATCGTCCAGGTCGAGTTGCGCGCCAGCACGTCGATTTCACCGGCCTGCAGCGCGGTGAAACGGTCTTTTGCCGACAGCGGCACGAAGCGCACCTTGGTCGGGTCGTTGAAGATCGCGGCGGCGACCGCGCGGCAGAAGTCGACGTCGAGGCCGGTCCAGTTGCCCTGGCTGTCGGGCTGCGAGAAGCCCGCGAGGCCTTGCGTCACGCCGCATTGCACGAAGCCCTTCGCCTGCACGTTGCGCAGCGTGTTGCCCGCGGCGGGCGCTTGGGCCAGCGCGGCGCTGGACGAAAACCCGAGCACTGCGCCAAGCGCGAGGGCCGAGACGATCCGTTTCATGGTGGCAGCCTTTTCCGTCTTTGTTTGATCGATTGTTGGCATGCGCGAGCAGGCGGACGGCGCGTTTTTCCCCTCTGTACCGCCTGTGGCCCCGCAGGAAGCCGCCTGGCTTGCCAGGCAGCTCGCTTGGAGACCTCGCATTCCTGCATCTCAGGCCATCTCAGAACGGGGGTCAAGGCCTTGGCGGGGGCTTGACGCCTGCTTCCTTGGTCGAAGAAATGGCCGCCCATCCGTCCTGATGCGGGCCTTGCTCGCTCGATTTTGTCCCTGAAGCGAGGCGACTATGGCAGGCCCGTCCGACAGCAAGCGCTTTTCCGAACGCACCCGGCTCGTCCTCGGCGGCCGCGACCCGTCGGAGCAGTTCGGCTTCGTCAATACGCCGATCTATCGCGGCTCGACGGTGCTCTACCCGACCTATGAGGAGCTCAAGGCGCGCCGCCAGCGCTTCGTCTACGGCACCAAGGGCACGCCCACCACCGGCTCCCTGGAAAGGGCCTGGACCGAGCTTTCCGGCGCCGCCGGCACCGTGCTGGTGCCCTCCGGCCTCGCCGCCATCATGGTCGCGCTGCAGTCCTGCCTGAAGGCCGGCGACCATCTGCTCGTCACCGATTCCGTCTATCGCCCGACGCGCCAGTACTGCGACACCGTGCTCAGGCGCTTCGGCGTCGAGACGACCTATTACGACCCGCTGGTCGGCGCCGATATCGGTGCGCTGATGCGGCCGAACACGACCGCCGTCTTCACCGAGGCGCCGGGCTCGCAGAGTTTCGAGATGCAGGACATCCCGGCGATCGCCAAGGCCGCCCACGCCCGCGGCGCGGTGGTGCTGACGGACAATACCTGGGCCACCCCCCTGCTCTTTCCGCCGCATGAGCGCGGCGTCGACATCGCCATCGAAGCCGGCACCAAATATCTCGGCGGCCATTCCGACATCCTGATGGGCCTCGTCACGGCCAATGAGCGCTGCTGGCCGGCGCTGCGCGAAACCTTCGACGCCATGGCCATCCTGTCCTCGCCCGAGGACGTCTTCCTGGCGCTGCGCGGTCTGCGCACCATGCGCTTGAGGCTAGACGAAGCCGGCCGCCAGGGCATGGCCATGGCGACCTGGCTGAGCGAGCGGCCCGAGGTGAAGACCGTGCTGCATCCGGCCTTCCCGTCCCATCCCGGGCACGCGATCTGGAAGCGCGACTTCAAGGGCGCATCCGGCCTGTTCTCGGTCATCCTGCACCCGGTGTCGGAACAGGCGCTCGGCGCCTTCCTGGACGGGCTCGAACTGTTCGGCATGGGCTATTCGTGGGGCGGCTACGAGAGCCTGGTCGTGCCCTTCGACTGCTCGACCTACCGCACCGCGACGACCTGGAATCCCGGCGGCACGGCCTTGCGCTTCCAGATCGGCCTCGAGGACGTCGCCGATCTTCAGGCCGATCTCGCCGCCGGCTTCGCCCGCATGAAGGCAGCCGGCTGAGCCGGCGTCAGGGCACCAGCCAGGTGCCCTGCCACGCTGTTGCGGTGCGCACAAAACGGGCGCGCCGGTGGCCGGTCGCGTCGAGCGACAGCCAGTCGAGCCGATCGGCCGTGACGGTGACTGCGCCGAAATGGGCCGCGCCGGCAGCGATCTCGGCGGCCGTCCCGGGCAGACGATAGCTGCCGCCGCCGGCGATCGGCGTGCCCGGCCCGGG
This portion of the bacterium YEK0313 genome encodes:
- the yhdY_3 gene encoding Inner membrane amino-acid ABC transporter permease protein YhdY; this translates as MNAPSTSAPPASPATFVRGEIAQALPPPVSLAGPIGWMRANLFSSIPQTILTLIGAYVAVNLLWTFIDFTLVRAVWSGADRDVCLDEKAGRHVGACWPFVQAKFGQFMYGFYPIDQRWRVDTVGIAALVLLVPLLIPSLGYKVLNAILFFGVFPVFAFMLLYGGSLINPWLVVVDWLAIILALVLLVAYLLSLSEAGMEERLLFAGGLVLVAVLTGIWFLRPAWFELHVVVGLGVVMACALSIAESRANVRLLLVSAAALALSILCYGLVRAGTFDLPALPVVETRQWGGLLVSLVVAVTGIVAALPIGVALALGRRSKLPIIRFMSVALIEIVRGVPLITVLFFASYMLPLFLERAPDPLMRVLVGVSIFSGAYMAEVIRGGLQAIPKGQFEGAQALGLNYPRMMGLIILPQALKLVIPGIVNTFIGLFKDTTLVSIVAIFDLLGTLRAGFTDPQWASPVTLYTGFAFAGIIYFAFCYFMSRYSIFVENRLNKGRRR
- the aapJ_6 gene encoding General L-amino acid-binding periplasmic protein AapJ precursor codes for the protein MKRIVSALALGAVLGFSSSAALAQAPAAGNTLRNVQAKGFVQCGVTQGLAGFSQPDSQGNWTGLDVDFCRAVAAAIFNDPTKVRFVPLSAKDRFTALQAGEIDVLARNSTWTIQRDTALGLNFTGVNYYDGQGFMVRKSLNVKSARELSGASVCVQAGTTTELNLADFFRANNLKYEPVVFATNDETVKAYDAGRCDAFTTDASGLYAERVKLAKPDDHIVLPEIISKEPLGPVVRHGDDQWFDIVKWVLFAQVNAEELGVSKANIEQMLQSANPEIRRLVGTEGNFGEALGLTKDWVVRIVRHVGNYGEVFDRNVGPNTRLGIARGLNALWNKGGLQYAPPIR
- the glnM_4 gene encoding putative glutamine ABC transporter permease protein GlnM, which gives rise to MTDGTLPARGVSAPKAAFFNNPKIRGTIFQAIALGLLVFLAYKGISNAVTNLTNQRIASGFGFLENTAGFGISQALIPWNEAMSYGRAFVVGLLNTLLLAAVGIVFATLLGFVVGVARLSPNWVVAKIAYWYVEIIRNLPLLFQILFWYLAVLAVMPEPRNSLSVFGEIFINRRGVTLPKPIFADGAGAIGIALVVGIVAALVLRSWAHKRQDATGQQFPTVPAMWGLVLGLPLLAYLVTGMPISFDHPVQGRFNLQGGMTVNPEFVALLVALVAYTAAFIAEIVRAGIQAVSHGQTEAGRSLGLAEGRILNLIVIPQALRVIIPPMTSQYLNLTKNSSLAVAIGYPDVVSVGGTILNQTGQAIEIIAMWMACYLTISIVTSLFMNWYNRRIALVER
- the metC gene encoding Cystathionine beta-lyase MetC, with amino-acid sequence MAGPSDSKRFSERTRLVLGGRDPSEQFGFVNTPIYRGSTVLYPTYEELKARRQRFVYGTKGTPTTGSLERAWTELSGAAGTVLVPSGLAAIMVALQSCLKAGDHLLVTDSVYRPTRQYCDTVLRRFGVETTYYDPLVGADIGALMRPNTTAVFTEAPGSQSFEMQDIPAIAKAAHARGAVVLTDNTWATPLLFPPHERGVDIAIEAGTKYLGGHSDILMGLVTANERCWPALRETFDAMAILSSPEDVFLALRGLRTMRLRLDEAGRQGMAMATWLSERPEVKTVLHPAFPSHPGHAIWKRDFKGASGLFSVILHPVSEQALGAFLDGLELFGMGYSWGGYESLVVPFDCSTYRTATTWNPGGTALRFQIGLEDVADLQADLAAGFARMKAAG